A stretch of Labrus mixtus chromosome 7, fLabMix1.1, whole genome shotgun sequence DNA encodes these proteins:
- the LOC132978159 gene encoding neurexophilin-2 has protein sequence MQVLGWTVVLLCQWILRKVQGLEKQVDFSDLGPVGSVMKTLPYGMGGGTAGGTTGGVVKPPYQTRIFSTSIDQTPMKSKPPTYSFFNPYDSARNQSLFLDQTGYRSKRKPSLKTAMKTKKIFGWGDFYFNVKTMKFSLLVTGKIVDHINGTFTVYFRHNSSSLGNVSVSIVPPTKVVEFEVLQQQQLHPHTQQEVRLQETQQATVDHKETKTFNCRVEYEKTNRSKKPKPCLYDPSQTCFTEHTQSHAAWLCAKPFKVICIFISFFSIDYKLVQKVCPDYNFQSERPYLG, from the coding sequence GTCCAAGGGTTGGAGAAGCAGGTGGATTTCTCAGATCTGGGCCCAGTGGGGTCTGTGATGAAGACTCTTCCATATGGCATGGGTGGAGGCACAGCAGGGGGAACGACAGGGGGAGTTGTTAAGCCTCCATACCAAACACGCATCTTCTCCACCTCCATCGACCAGACACCAATGAAATCCAAGCCTCCCACCTACAGTTTCTTCAACCCGTATGACTCGGCCCGGAACCAGTCGCTCTTCCTAGACCAGACAGGCTACCGCTCCAAGCGTAAACCCTCGCTAAAGACCGCCATGAAGACCAAAAAGATCTTTGGCTGGGGGGACTTCTACTTTAATGTCAAGACCATGAAGTTCAGTTTATTGGTGACAGGGAAAATTGTGGACCACATCAATGGGACGTTCACTGTTTACTTCCGGCACAACTCATCCAGCCTGGGAAACGTCTCGGTCAGCATCGTGCCGCCAACTAAAGTGGTGGAGTTTGAGgttcttcagcagcagcagcttcacccCCACACTCAACAAGAAGTCCGGCTCCAGGAGACCCAGCAGGCCACCGTcgaccacaaagagacaaaaacctTTAACTGTCGGGTGGAGTATGAGAAAACCAACAGATCAAAGAAGCCCAAACCCTGCCTGTATGATCCATCTCAGACCTGCTTCACGGAGCACACCCAGTCTCATGCCGCCTGGCTCTGTGCCAAACCCTTCAAGGTGATCTGCatcttcatctctttctttaGCATCGACTACAAGCTGGTTCAAAAAGTGTGTCCGGACTACAACTTCCAAAGCGAGCGCCCTTACTTAGGATAA